A window of Thermanaerothrix sp. contains these coding sequences:
- a CDS encoding DUF3644 domain-containing protein, translated as MAKRKMIQYNLIQNSIAAYFAAIEIHNKPNILYRYETTTLLLFNAWELILKAFIRKYIKNRTIFENDGHTISFSKAVTYVNEYLNRQKENSFTAIKENLSLIEEYRNNIAHFYRESLDPQIFMLLARCALNYVEFVKEYFGKDITDKEGLFIMPLGFKLPFKPQDFLSKKAVSSVYSEEAKKFVEKIIRVIQDLRDQNIEESVVLGFNVYMESVKKISNSDLLVAITSQDEADANFVKVSKVQLVKDPNAQKVYLSDEEILKNYPLTYSDVFCKCKEQIPGFKKNKDFDDIIRKLKENPTLSHHRKLNPKSKKTSTTFLYSDKIIDEIKKEYNQRGAEDA; from the coding sequence ACAGAATTCTATCGCTGCCTATTTTGCTGCCATTGAAATCCACAATAAACCTAATATACTTTATCGTTATGAAACGACTACATTATTGCTCTTTAATGCATGGGAGCTAATTCTAAAAGCGTTTATTAGAAAATATATAAAGAACAGAACTATTTTTGAAAACGATGGACATACTATATCATTTAGTAAAGCAGTTACGTATGTAAATGAATATTTAAACAGACAAAAAGAAAACAGTTTTACTGCTATAAAAGAGAATCTATCCTTAATAGAAGAATACAGAAATAACATAGCACACTTCTATCGTGAATCTCTTGATCCTCAAATTTTTATGCTACTTGCTCGTTGTGCACTAAACTATGTTGAATTTGTTAAAGAATATTTTGGGAAAGATATAACTGATAAAGAGGGATTATTCATAATGCCTCTTGGGTTCAAGTTGCCGTTCAAACCGCAAGACTTTTTATCGAAAAAAGCAGTCAGCAGTGTCTATTCTGAGGAGGCAAAGAAATTTGTTGAAAAGATAATAAGAGTAATTCAGGACTTAAGAGATCAAAATATTGAAGAGTCAGTAGTTTTAGGATTTAATGTCTATATGGAGAGCGTAAAAAAGATATCCAACAGTGATTTGCTTGTTGCAATAACATCACAAGATGAAGCAGATGCTAATTTTGTAAAAGTTAGCAAAGTTCAATTGGTGAAAGACCCCAATGCACAGAAAGTATATTTGTCTGATGAGGAAATTCTTAAAAATTACCCTCTAACCTATAGTGATGTATTCTGTAAATGCAAGGAACAAATTCCAGGCTTTAAAAAAAATAAAGATTTTGACGACATTATAAGAAAGTTAAAAGAAAACCCGACTTTAAGTCATCATAGAAAACTCAATCCTAAGAGCAAGAAAACATCAACGACATTTCTATATTCAGATAAGATTATAGATGAGATAAAAAAAGAGTATAACCAAAGAGGTGCAGAAGATGCCTAA